From the genome of Gammaproteobacteria bacterium:
ATATCACGGCTTTTTAGCCAGCAACCGCGCCACCCCATCAGTAAGGCGTTGCTAGACTCATTGCAACACTTCGATCTCGCCGAAGAATATTTTCAGGAAATCATCGACGGTATGCAAATGGACCTCGATTATGAAGCCTATCCCAGCTTTAAAGAGCTTGGCCTGTATTGTCATCGTGTTGCAGGAGTCGTTGGCCTGCTGTCTGCCGAAATATTTGGCTATCAAAACCACAAGACTCTCGACTACGCGCGCGATTTAGGCTTTGCCTTTCAGCTAACCAACATATTACGTGATGTGCGTGAGGATGCCGATCGTGGCAGGATTTATATCCCGCTTGATGAGATTGAACAACATGGTGTCTTGGCCAATGATATTCTGGCACACCACTACACGGATAATATGCAGACTTTATTCGCGGCTCAAGCAAAGCGTGCTGCTGATTATTATGACAAGGCTCATAGCGCCCTGCCCGATGAAGACCGTTACACACAACGCTGTGGTTTAATCATGTCTGCTATATACAAAACCACATTGCATGAAGTCGAAAGTGATGGCTTTCGTGTACTCAGCCACCGCACGTCCCTCACACCATTACGAAAACTCTCGATCGCCTGGCAGACGGCGCGTAAAGAACGTAAGACAGAGAAAAAAAGGCAGCGCCTTTTAAAAAATAAATAATGAGCATAGCAGCACCTGTCGTTATTGTCGGCGGTGGCTGGGCCGGGCTAAGTACAGCCATTGAGTTAAGCCAGTATAAAATACCGGTCACGCTGATCGAGAGCAATCAACAATTAGGTGGTCGTGGCCGTACCATCACTATCGATGATATGGAAATTGATAACGGCCAGCATTTATTGATTGGTGCTTACAGCGAAACACTGCGGCTACTGAAATTAATGGGACAGCAAGAGTCTGACTTATTTGATCGTCAGCCGACACTGTTACAGTGTCGTACTCATAGGCTTCCCGGGTTTCGCTTATCACTGCCCCGTATTGCCGCACCGTTGAATTTCCTGTTAGGTCTACTCAGTGCTAAAGGGTTTAGCATCAAAGAAAAAACAGCAATCATAAAACTATGTCTTATTTTGAATCGCTGTAATTTCTCTATCGACCAAGATAAAAGTCTATTAGCATGGCTAGCACAAAACGGCCAAACTGAAAAAATCATCCAGCAATTCTGGCAACCATTATGCCTTGCTATGCTCAATACACCCATTGATATCGCCTCAAGCGAGGTATTCCTGCGGGTATTAAAAGACAGTTTTACACTGCAACGTGACTATTCTGATTTCCTTTTTGCGCGGCATAATATTGGCCTATTATTCCCCCAACCCGCCCAACATTATCTTGATAAAAATGGCACCACATTGATGACTGGACAGCGTGTCGAGACTGTTGAGTCAACCACTGGACAAACTACCGGGACTGATTTTATCGTACACACAAACAAGTGCTCTATTAAAGCGCAGCATGTCGTCTTGGCCGTGCCACCAAAACAATGTCTTCGTTTAATAAAAAATATTTCCGCACTGATACCTTTGCAGAAACAGCTTAGGCGTTTTAAAACGTCTCCGATCACTACTGTTTATCTACGCTACGCAAAAAATATTAGCCTGAATCAGGATATGCTGGGCATTAGCGGTGGCCAACTGCAATGGCTGGTAGATCGCAGCAGCAGTGATCAAGCTGGCATCATTGCTGGCATCATCAGTGGGCCAGGATCACACATGGAATTAAGCAAAGAGGCATTGGCACAAAAAGCCGTTGCGGAAATAACCACTCTGTTTCCGCATTGGCCCAAGCCACTGCACGTGTCAGTCGTGCGCGAAAAACGGGCAACATTTCTCTGTGAGACAGGGGTCAATGAATATCGGCCAAACAATAAAACGGCACTGCCTAATCTATGGCTGGCCGGTGATCACACTGATACGGGATATCCATCCACACTGGAGGGTGCTGTACGTAGCGGCGTGGCTTGTGCTAAAAAAATATTGCAAGACATAAAATAACTTAAAATTCTATAAAATACAAATAGTTGCAATCGACTGTTAAGACTCAGCTCGAATTGTCATGGCCTCGTCAATAGAGGTGCGCTTCATACGCGCCAG
Proteins encoded in this window:
- the hpnD gene encoding presqualene diphosphate synthase HpnD, with the translated sequence MDPDKYCQEKTAASGSSFSYSFLFLDPKQKQAMTALYAFCREVDDIVDECTEESIARTKLQWWREEISRLFSQQPRHPISKALLDSLQHFDLAEEYFQEIIDGMQMDLDYEAYPSFKELGLYCHRVAGVVGLLSAEIFGYQNHKTLDYARDLGFAFQLTNILRDVREDADRGRIYIPLDEIEQHGVLANDILAHHYTDNMQTLFAAQAKRAADYYDKAHSALPDEDRYTQRCGLIMSAIYKTTLHEVESDGFRVLSHRTSLTPLRKLSIAWQTARKERKTEKKRQRLLKNK
- a CDS encoding FAD-dependent oxidoreductase, producing the protein MSIAAPVVIVGGGWAGLSTAIELSQYKIPVTLIESNQQLGGRGRTITIDDMEIDNGQHLLIGAYSETLRLLKLMGQQESDLFDRQPTLLQCRTHRLPGFRLSLPRIAAPLNFLLGLLSAKGFSIKEKTAIIKLCLILNRCNFSIDQDKSLLAWLAQNGQTEKIIQQFWQPLCLAMLNTPIDIASSEVFLRVLKDSFTLQRDYSDFLFARHNIGLLFPQPAQHYLDKNGTTLMTGQRVETVESTTGQTTGTDFIVHTNKCSIKAQHVVLAVPPKQCLRLIKNISALIPLQKQLRRFKTSPITTVYLRYAKNISLNQDMLGISGGQLQWLVDRSSSDQAGIIAGIISGPGSHMELSKEALAQKAVAEITTLFPHWPKPLHVSVVREKRATFLCETGVNEYRPNNKTALPNLWLAGDHTDTGYPSTLEGAVRSGVACAKKILQDIK